In Zingiber officinale cultivar Zhangliang chromosome 1A, Zo_v1.1, whole genome shotgun sequence, a genomic segment contains:
- the LOC122010093 gene encoding uncharacterized protein LOC122010093 isoform X2, whose translation MASVPNPMHPVRRLFELLEEQQEPFLLDVYLLEHGYSDSRAMEGTVTSICWPGSSSCSCRKLRIFGIYGWRKNRGGLLRCLLNKFAYTKLIRKAWRWPIKDNKRAVEFHRLSTSGGTEEEDLDKEVLSPVSVLELQEEEVSSSSNFDSPTERSESPWACMDPQKTRRRCCFEPHHFVDSRGNLIEVGILSWGNLAHLIASDLAKSRREWTQFQVEETEVGVEIEQIIFEEIREEILFDVLDSL comes from the exons ATGGCTTCTGTTCCCAACCCAATGCACCCTGTCCGAAGGCTTTTCGAGCTTCTGGAGGAGCAACAGGAGCCATTTCTGCTCGATGTCTACCTGTTGGAGCATGGCTACTCCGACAGCAGAGCAATGGAAGGCACTGTCACATCCATTTGTTGGCCTGGAAGTAGTTCTTGCAGTTGCAGGAAGCTAAGAATATTTGGCATATATGGCTGGAGGAAGAACAGGGGTGGACTTCTCAGATGCCTGCTCAACAAATTTGCCTACACTAAGCTGATAAGAAAAGCCTGGAGATGGCCAATCAAAGACAACAAAAGGGCAGTTGAATTTCACAGGCTATCTACTTCCGGTGGCACTGAAGAGGAAGATCTGGACAAGGAGGTGCTTAGTCCTGTATCAGTTCTTGAGCTACAAG AGGAAGAGGTGTCGTCAAGTTCGAATTTTGACTCGCCAACTGAGAGAAGTGAATCTCCATGGGCTTGCATGGATCCACAAAAAACCAGGAGGAGGTGCTGCTTTGAGCCACACCACTTTGTGGACAGCAGAGGAAACTTAATTGAGGTGGGAATTCTGTCATGGGGCAATTTAGCGCATCTGATAGCTTCAGATTTAGCCAAATCCAGGAGAGAATGGACACAGTTCCAAGTTGAAGAAACAGAGGTCGGAGTTGAGATTGAGCAGATCATCTTTGAGGAGATCAGAGAAGAAATCCTATTTGATGTTCTAGATTCACTGTAA
- the LOC122010093 gene encoding uncharacterized protein LOC122010093 isoform X1 has translation MASVPNPMHPVRRLFELLEEQQEPFLLDVYLLEHGYSDSRAMEGTVTSICWPGSSSCSCRKLRIFGIYGWRKNRGGLLRCLLNKFAYTKLIRKAWRWPIKDNKRAVEFHRLSTSGGTEEEDLDKEVLSPVSVLELQAEEEVSSSSNFDSPTERSESPWACMDPQKTRRRCCFEPHHFVDSRGNLIEVGILSWGNLAHLIASDLAKSRREWTQFQVEETEVGVEIEQIIFEEIREEILFDVLDSL, from the exons ATGGCTTCTGTTCCCAACCCAATGCACCCTGTCCGAAGGCTTTTCGAGCTTCTGGAGGAGCAACAGGAGCCATTTCTGCTCGATGTCTACCTGTTGGAGCATGGCTACTCCGACAGCAGAGCAATGGAAGGCACTGTCACATCCATTTGTTGGCCTGGAAGTAGTTCTTGCAGTTGCAGGAAGCTAAGAATATTTGGCATATATGGCTGGAGGAAGAACAGGGGTGGACTTCTCAGATGCCTGCTCAACAAATTTGCCTACACTAAGCTGATAAGAAAAGCCTGGAGATGGCCAATCAAAGACAACAAAAGGGCAGTTGAATTTCACAGGCTATCTACTTCCGGTGGCACTGAAGAGGAAGATCTGGACAAGGAGGTGCTTAGTCCTGTATCAGTTCTTGAGCTACAAG CAGAGGAAGAGGTGTCGTCAAGTTCGAATTTTGACTCGCCAACTGAGAGAAGTGAATCTCCATGGGCTTGCATGGATCCACAAAAAACCAGGAGGAGGTGCTGCTTTGAGCCACACCACTTTGTGGACAGCAGAGGAAACTTAATTGAGGTGGGAATTCTGTCATGGGGCAATTTAGCGCATCTGATAGCTTCAGATTTAGCCAAATCCAGGAGAGAATGGACACAGTTCCAAGTTGAAGAAACAGAGGTCGGAGTTGAGATTGAGCAGATCATCTTTGAGGAGATCAGAGAAGAAATCCTATTTGATGTTCTAGATTCACTGTAA